A genomic region of Microlunatus sagamiharensis contains the following coding sequences:
- a CDS encoding helix-turn-helix domain-containing protein, whose protein sequence is MRQLADLTGISNPYLSQIERGLRRPSAEVLQQLSKALRVSAESLYVRAGILDPRTTPPATSRRRCWPTRRSPSGTSRCCSTSTAASWPRTRRPSPAG, encoded by the coding sequence CGCCAGCTCGCCGATCTCACCGGGATCTCCAACCCGTACCTCAGCCAGATCGAGCGCGGCCTGCGTCGTCCGTCGGCGGAGGTGCTGCAGCAGCTGTCCAAGGCGCTGCGGGTGTCGGCCGAGTCGCTCTACGTCCGCGCCGGGATCCTCGACCCGAGGACCACCCCTCCGGCGACGTCGAGACGGCGCTGCTGGCCGACGCGTCGATCACCGAGCGGCACAAGCAGGTGCTGCTCGACGTCTACCGCAGCTTCGTGGCCGAGGACGCGCCGACCCTCGCCGGCGGGCTGA
- a CDS encoding ABC transporter substrate-binding protein, producing MGGGGAGGSSSQDAGSPTAGTVNWWGWTPTDVDTAQGYIAAFNQEFPDIKVNFKLVSIADWQAALPPALRSDAGPDVFDMQPGAYVNNYGSFAEDLTPVMQKALGDDWQSKVAPGRQRADQGRQARGRLRGRGLLRHALVQPGAVRQVRAEAPTTLDEWDKVCQEFRSHDQGCFVQGAAGQGFDQDTLQAIANSVEPGLWTKASSGEVPWNSPGIVKTLDIWQQLFTRKIMQPGAVGYQQYPDANNDFLTGKYAMVMMGTWYTQYSTEKAMTAALKAAGVSGPSPSRSCRCSSPTSPRRATSARCSVTRLRPLGLDQGQGQGGRGDLRDLAVDVQGGSAGRRGPAERRAGAQGVEPDFEQIKFVDPATQSAPVKDLLSKVAR from the coding sequence GTGGGCGGCGGCGGGGCCGGGGGCTCGTCCTCGCAGGACGCCGGGTCGCCCACCGCCGGCACCGTCAACTGGTGGGGCTGGACGCCCACCGACGTCGACACCGCCCAGGGCTACATCGCGGCGTTCAACCAGGAGTTCCCCGACATCAAGGTGAACTTCAAGCTGGTCTCGATCGCCGACTGGCAAGCGGCCCTGCCGCCCGCCCTGCGCTCCGACGCCGGCCCGGACGTCTTCGACATGCAGCCGGGCGCGTACGTCAACAACTACGGGTCCTTCGCCGAGGACCTGACGCCGGTGATGCAGAAGGCGCTCGGCGACGACTGGCAGTCCAAGGTCGCCCCCGGGCGTCAGCGGGCTGACCAAGGACGGCAAGCTCGTGGCCGCCTCCGTGGGCGCGGTCTACTCCGGCACGCTCTGGTACAACCCGGCGCTGTTCGACAAGTACGGGCTGAAGCGCCGACGACGCTCGACGAGTGGGACAAGGTCTGCCAGGAGTTCCGCTCCCACGACCAGGGCTGCTTCGTGCAGGGCGCCGCGGGCCAGGGCTTCGACCAGGACACGCTGCAGGCCATCGCCAACTCGGTGGAGCCCGGGCTGTGGACCAAGGCCTCCAGCGGCGAGGTGCCCTGGAACTCGCCGGGCATCGTCAAGACGCTCGACATCTGGCAGCAGCTCTTCACGCGCAAGATCATGCAGCCCGGTGCGGTGGGCTACCAGCAGTACCCGGACGCCAACAACGACTTCCTGACCGGCAAGTACGCCATGGTCATGATGGGCACCTGGTACACGCAGTACTCCACGGAGAAGGCGATGACCGCCGCGCTCAAGGCCGCGGGCGTCTCGGGGCCAAGCCCTTCCCGATCCTGCCGCTGCAGTTCCCCGACGTCGCCCAGGCGGGCAACGTCAGCGAGATGTTCGGTGACGCGACTACGGCCTCTCGGTCTCGACCAAGGCCAAGGACAAGGCGGCCGCGGAGACCTTCGTGACCTGGCTGTCGACGTCCAAGGCGGGTCAGCAGGCCGTCGCGGACCAGCTGAACGACGTGCCGGCGCTCAAGGCGTCGAGCCGGACTTCGAGCAGATCAAGTTCGTCGACCCGGCGACGCAGTCCGCGCCGGTCAAGGACCTGCTCAGCAAGGTCGCCCGGTGA
- a CDS encoding carbohydrate ABC transporter permease, translating to MVFFVVTFVAQTALGVVFAVLLHSRVWLGVVYKVIIFIPVVLARRSPPGVPPLYAPDGQFNWVLEHVGLGGLAQPWLGQESTALPVIMAITVWQWTGLTFVLYFAAMSQIDPSVLEAARIDGAGNLRILASIIWPGVRGTTVALGILSAIGALKTFDVPYLVAVGGPNYATEFLGTYIYRKTIAQSHVGYGAALSVILLVLALTFAIIMQVRGREKDGVS from the coding sequence GTGGTCTTCTTCGTGGTCACCTTCGTGGCCCAGACCGCGCTGGGCGTCGTCTTCGCGGTCCTGCTGCACTCCCGTGTGTGGCTGGGCGTGGTCTACAAGGTGATCATCTTCATCCCGGTGGTGCTCGCCCGGCGATCACCGCCCGGTGTTCCGCCGCTGTACGCGCCGGACGGCCAGTTCAACTGGGTGCTCGAGCACGTCGGGCTGGGCGGGCTGGCCCAGCCCTGGCTCGGGCAGGAGAGCACCGCCCTGCCGGTGATCATGGCGATCACCGTCTGGCAGTGGACCGGGCTCACCTTCGTCCTCTACTTCGCGGCGATGAGCCAGATCGACCCGTCGGTGCTCGAGGCGGCGCGCATCGACGGTGCGGGCAACCTCCGGATCCTGGCGAGCATCATCTGGCCCGGGGTGCGCGGCACGACCGTGGCGCTGGGCATCCTCAGCGCCATCGGGGCCCTCAAGACGTTCGACGTGCCCTACCTCGTGGCGGTCGGGGGACCGAACTACGCCACCGAGTTCCTCGGCACGTACATCTACCGCAAGACCATCGCGCAGTCGCACGTCGGCTACGGCGCCGCGCTGTCGGTGATCCTGCTCGTGCTCGCCCTCACCTTCGCGATCATCATGCAGGTCCGCGGGCGCGAGAAGGACGGGGTGAGCTGA
- a CDS encoding ABC transporter permease family protein — MVTLLVLPFLFPLVAMVQGSLAGDGWGNYAAVLAVPGLWRFFVNTVVIAASVIVIVYAVTMLAAYGFSKLHIRGREIYFWLLLACLTLPEVVLLAPLFTTAQAFGFFDTYWAVILPLAALQVPSRCC; from the coding sequence GTGGTCACCCTGCTCGTCCTGCCCTTCCTCTTCCCGCTGGTCGCGATGGTGCAGGGCTCCCTGGCCGGCGACGGCTGGGGCAACTACGCCGCGGTGCTCGCCGTGCCCGGCCTGTGGCGCTTCTTCGTCAACACCGTCGTGATCGCGGCCAGCGTGATCGTCATCGTCTACGCGGTGACGATGCTCGCCGCGTACGGCTTCTCCAAGCTGCACATCCGCGGTCGGGAGATCTACTTCTGGCTGCTGCTGGCCTGCCTGACGCTGCCCGAGGTCGTGCTGCTCGCGCCGCTGTTCACCACGGCGCAGGCCTTCGGCTTCTTCGACACCTACTGGGCGGTGATCCTGCCGCTGGCCGCGCTGCAGGTGCCTTCGCGGTGCTGCTGA
- a CDS encoding carbohydrate ABC transporter permease produces MLLTRNFVNGIPDELFEAARVDGASAVRGFIHLIVPLTRPIAAAILIFTLIGAWNNYLMPLVFLQSPEMQTITLVPQFFVGQFSNDQTKILASAVLTAIPRSSPTCACSASSSAGWPPAPSSSRHPTSTPRDPRRHRTNPP; encoded by the coding sequence GTGCTGCTGACCCGCAACTTCGTCAACGGCATCCCGGACGAGCTGTTCGAGGCGGCCCGGGTCGACGGCGCCAGCGCCGTCCGCGGCTTCATCCACCTGATCGTGCCGCTGACCCGGCCGATCGCCGCGGCGATCCTGATCTTCACCCTGATCGGGGCGTGGAACAACTACCTGATGCCGCTGGTCTTCCTCCAGTCGCCGGAGATGCAGACCATCACCCTGGTCCCGCAGTTCTTCGTCGGGCAGTTCAGCAACGACCAGACCAAGATCCTCGCCTCGGCGGTGCTCACCGCGATCCCGAGGTCGTCGCCTACCTGTGCCTGCAGCGCCTCTTCGAGCGCGGGCTGGCCGCCGGCGCCCTCAAGTAGCCGCCACCCCACCTCGACGCCGCGGGACCCGCGGCGCCACCGCACGAACCCACCCTGA
- a CDS encoding tautomerase family protein — protein sequence MPLIQIDLDRELYERAGDQLGKGVHQAQLDTLDIPGDDLFQVFTPRPEGELRFDRTFGGVDRQQLVLLRVTMVHMYSVATKRRFFEAVADRFAEAGVRREDILIAVTENGFEDWYAGS from the coding sequence GTGCCGCTGATCCAGATCGACCTCGACCGCGAGCTCTACGAGCGTGCCGGCGACCAGCTCGGGAAGGGCGTGCACCAGGCCCAGCTCGACACCCTCGACATCCCCGGCGATGACCTCTTCCAGGTCTTCACCCCGCGCCCGGAGGGCGAGCTGCGCTTCGACCGCACCTTCGGCGGCGTCGACCGCCAGCAGCTCGTCCTGCTGCGCGTGACGATGGTCCACATGTACTCGGTCGCGACCAAGCGGCGCTTCTTCGAGGCCGTGGCCGACCGCTTCGCCGAGGCGGGCGTCCGCCGCGAGGACATCCTGATCGCCGTCACCGAGAACGGCTTCGAGGACTGGTACGCGGGCTCCTGA
- a CDS encoding NAD-dependent epimerase/dehydratase family protein: protein MMRHDSAALRVLYLGGTGTISTSCVRLSVEAGLDVHVLNRGNNSAGRDLPEGVTWLVGDASDDDSLLAALGDRTFDAVINFVSFDAADVARMVRIFGGGRTRQYVHISSGSVYSKPVWTTPITESTPAGPNPVLPYATAKWGAEVALQQARAEQGFPVTIVRPSHTYDDANPPLAGGWTVVDRIARGVEVPVHGDGTSLWTLTHAEDFAQGLVGLIGPHAVGEVVHITSDDVLTWDLIHTLVGEALGVAPKLVHVPSELYPVVAPDWFWSGEVLGDIGHSAVFDNSKVRRLVPSYAPRLTFARAVHRMARWRADHPETTGSDAATEEVLDRVVGAYHAGRAAFAERAPQGDAE from the coding sequence ATGATGCGACACGACAGCGCGGCGCTCCGCGTGCTCTACCTCGGCGGCACCGGCACCATCAGCACCTCCTGCGTACGCCTGTCGGTGGAGGCCGGGCTGGACGTCCACGTCCTGAACCGCGGCAACAACAGCGCCGGGCGCGACCTGCCGGAGGGCGTCACCTGGCTCGTCGGCGACGCGAGCGACGACGACTCGCTGCTTGCCGCGCTGGGTGACCGCACCTTCGACGCGGTGATCAACTTCGTGTCGTTCGACGCGGCCGACGTCGCGCGCATGGTGCGGATCTTCGGCGGCGGACGGACTCGCCAGTACGTCCACATCAGCTCGGGCTCGGTCTACTCCAAGCCCGTGTGGACGACGCCGATCACCGAGTCGACGCCCGCCGGGCCCAACCCGGTGCTGCCGTACGCGACCGCGAAGTGGGGCGCCGAGGTCGCGCTCCAGCAGGCCCGCGCGGAGCAGGGCTTCCCCGTCACGATCGTGCGCCCCTCGCACACCTACGACGACGCGAACCCGCCGCTGGCCGGCGGCTGGACCGTCGTCGACCGGATCGCCCGCGGCGTCGAGGTGCCCGTGCACGGCGACGGCACCTCGCTGTGGACCCTCACCCACGCCGAGGACTTCGCCCAGGGCCTGGTCGGCCTCATCGGCCCGCACGCGGTCGGGGAGGTCGTGCACATCACGAGCGACGACGTCCTGACCTGGGACCTGATCCACACCCTGGTCGGCGAGGCGCTCGGGGTGGCGCCCAAGCTGGTCCACGTCCCCTCCGAGCTCTACCCGGTCGTCGCGCCGGACTGGTTCTGGTCCGGCGAGGTGCTCGGCGACATCGGCCACAGCGCCGTCTTCGACAACAGCAAGGTCCGCCGGCTGGTGCCCTCGTACGCGCCGCGGCTCACCTTCGCCCGCGCGGTGCACCGGATGGCGCGCTGGCGCGCGGACCACCCGGAGACCACCGGGTCGGACGCCGCGACCGAGGAGGTGCTCGACCGCGTCGTCGGCGCCTACCACGCGGGCCGTGCGGCCTTCGCCGAGCGTGCGCCGCAGGGGGACGCGGAGTGA
- a CDS encoding aldo/keto reductase, whose product MSPAGTPSSTVARALGSTGLAVTPVAFGTSPLASMSNLYGYAVDEERAVATVRAIFDGPVTLLDTSNGYGEDGTAERRIGIAVREAGGLPPGLVLSTKVDPDKRTGDFSGERVRRSLEESLERLGVDRVPLLHLHDPERMEFADAIKPDGAVRALVDLRERGLVDHLGVAGGPVGVLRDYLGTGEFEVVLSHNRATLLDRSVLPLFEEAAGRGIGVLNAAPYGGGMLSKGPDVQPKYGYGVRGDEVADAAVRMQEVCARAGVPLAAAALQFSMRLPSVHSTVVGVSSPERVAQTLELAAVEVPDDVWDELERLVPDPAGWLG is encoded by the coding sequence GTGAGCCCGGCCGGCACGCCGTCCAGCACCGTGGCGCGCGCGCTCGGGTCGACCGGTCTGGCGGTGACGCCGGTCGCCTTCGGCACCAGCCCGCTGGCGAGCATGAGCAACCTCTACGGCTACGCGGTCGACGAGGAGCGGGCGGTCGCGACCGTGCGCGCGATCTTCGACGGGCCGGTGACCCTGCTCGACACCTCGAACGGCTACGGCGAGGACGGCACCGCGGAGCGGCGCATCGGGATCGCCGTGCGCGAGGCCGGCGGTCTGCCGCCGGGTCTCGTCCTCAGCACCAAGGTCGACCCCGACAAGCGCACCGGCGACTTCTCCGGGGAGCGCGTGCGCCGCTCGCTCGAGGAGTCGCTCGAGCGCCTGGGCGTCGACCGCGTGCCGCTGCTGCACCTGCACGACCCCGAGCGGATGGAGTTCGCCGACGCGATCAAGCCCGACGGCGCCGTCCGCGCGCTGGTCGATCTGCGCGAGCGCGGCCTGGTCGACCACCTGGGCGTCGCCGGCGGGCCGGTCGGCGTGCTGCGCGACTACCTCGGCACCGGCGAGTTCGAGGTCGTGCTGAGCCACAACCGCGCGACGCTGCTCGACCGCTCCGTGCTACCGCTCTTCGAGGAGGCCGCCGGGCGTGGCATCGGTGTGCTGAACGCCGCGCCGTACGGTGGCGGCATGCTCTCCAAGGGGCCGGACGTCCAGCCCAAGTACGGCTACGGCGTCCGGGGGGACGAGGTCGCGGACGCGGCGGTGCGGATGCAGGAGGTCTGCGCGCGGGCGGGGGTGCCGCTCGCGGCGGCGGCCCTGCAGTTCTCGATGCGGCTGCCGAGCGTCCACTCGACCGTGGTCGGGGTCAGCTCGCCCGAGCGCGTCGCGCAGACCCTCGAGCTGGCGGCCGTCGAGGTCCCCGACGACGTCTGGGACGAGCTCGAGCGGCTGGTGCCCGACCCCGCCGGGTGGCTGGGGTGA
- a CDS encoding SDR family NAD(P)-dependent oxidoreductase, producing MSAVEVTASDAVVPEPTPVYASYPSLSGRTAFVTGGASGLGAEFVVELAAQGAPVFFVDVDEVRGRALEQRLRGEGAEVRFAVCDVRDIPALQAAIATAADELGPVRVLVNNAANDHRDRVADMDVELWDERIAVNVRHQFFAAQAVAPMMRDAGGGSIINLGSISVHIDLMDLPGYITAKAGVEGLTRTLAREYGPWHVRVNCIIPGWIMTEKQLAERVTPEAAESIARNQCLPDKLYPDDVARMVLWLAADDSRRCTAQKWVVDGGWM from the coding sequence GTGAGCGCCGTCGAGGTGACGGCGAGCGACGCCGTCGTGCCCGAGCCCACGCCGGTCTACGCCTCCTACCCGAGCCTGTCCGGGCGCACCGCCTTCGTCACGGGCGGGGCGTCGGGGCTGGGCGCGGAGTTCGTCGTCGAGCTGGCGGCCCAGGGCGCACCCGTCTTCTTCGTCGACGTCGACGAGGTGCGCGGCCGGGCCCTGGAGCAGCGGCTCCGGGGCGAGGGTGCCGAGGTGCGGTTCGCCGTCTGCGACGTGCGGGACATCCCGGCGCTGCAGGCCGCGATCGCGACCGCGGCGGACGAGCTCGGCCCGGTCCGGGTCCTGGTCAACAACGCGGCGAACGACCACCGAGACCGGGTGGCCGACATGGACGTCGAGCTCTGGGACGAGCGCATCGCGGTCAACGTGCGCCACCAGTTCTTCGCCGCTCAGGCCGTGGCGCCGATGATGCGGGACGCCGGCGGCGGGTCGATCATCAACCTCGGCTCGATCAGCGTGCACATCGACCTGATGGACCTGCCCGGCTACATCACGGCCAAGGCCGGGGTGGAGGGCCTGACCCGCACGCTCGCGCGGGAGTACGGCCCGTGGCACGTCCGCGTGAACTGCATCATCCCGGGCTGGATCATGACCGAGAAGCAGCTCGCCGAGCGCGTGACGCCGGAGGCGGCCGAGTCCATTGCCCGCAACCAGTGCCTGCCCGACAAGCTCTACCCCGACGACGTCGCGCGGATGGTGCTCTGGCTCGCCGCGGACGACTCGCGCCGCTGCACGGCGCAGAAGTGGGTCGTCGACGGGGGCTGGATGTGA
- a CDS encoding SMP-30/gluconolactonase/LRE family protein translates to MSPAVVRAERFTEPCAGHGEGPFWDALRERLLLVDMLAGDVLAVSGEGSVERHHVAPVAAALRARRTGGFVLATEDRFVLLDDDLGLVEELPAVFEDASLRFNDGGADPTGAFLVGTMAYDESPGRGTLYRLGADRGVSVVLEGVTISNGVQWTRDGRSALYVDTPTARVDRFDVDPASGAWSDRRTFAEVAGPGLPDGLALDEDGGAWVALWGGGAVHRYDPSGKLDRVVELPCTQVTACTFGGPDRRTLFVTTSQQGGIDPDEQPEAGAVFAYDAGVAGAPLHAYAG, encoded by the coding sequence GTGAGCCCCGCCGTCGTGCGGGCCGAGCGGTTCACCGAACCGTGCGCGGGCCACGGCGAGGGTCCCTTCTGGGACGCCCTGCGCGAGCGGCTGCTGCTCGTCGACATGCTCGCAGGGGACGTGCTGGCCGTGAGCGGTGAGGGTTCGGTCGAGCGGCACCACGTCGCGCCGGTCGCCGCCGCGCTGCGGGCCCGCCGCACCGGCGGCTTCGTGCTCGCGACCGAGGACCGCTTCGTGCTCCTCGACGACGACCTCGGCCTGGTCGAGGAGCTGCCGGCCGTGTTCGAGGACGCCTCGCTGCGCTTCAACGACGGCGGCGCCGACCCGACCGGCGCCTTCCTCGTCGGGACGATGGCCTACGACGAGTCGCCCGGGCGCGGGACGCTCTACCGCCTCGGTGCCGACCGCGGGGTCTCCGTCGTGCTCGAGGGCGTGACCATCTCCAACGGCGTCCAGTGGACCCGCGACGGGCGCAGCGCGCTCTACGTCGACACCCCGACGGCCCGGGTCGACCGGTTCGACGTCGACCCGGCCTCGGGCGCCTGGTCCGACCGGCGGACGTTCGCCGAGGTCGCGGGGCCGGGCCTGCCCGACGGCCTGGCGCTCGACGAGGACGGCGGCGCCTGGGTGGCGCTCTGGGGCGGGGGAGCGGTGCACCGCTACGACCCGTCCGGCAAGCTCGACCGCGTCGTCGAGCTGCCCTGCACCCAGGTCACGGCGTGCACGTTCGGCGGGCCCGACCGGCGGACCCTGTTCGTCACCACGTCGCAGCAGGGCGGTATCGACCCCGACGAGCAGCCCGAGGCCGGCGCGGTCTTCGCGTACGACGCCGGGGTCGCCGGAGCGCCGCTGCACGCGTACGCCGGCTGA
- a CDS encoding DUF4037 domain-containing protein — translation MGAGKALAAGFYRDVVARLVGVPHAAALVGEGSEVLGFDDSRSTDHAWGPRLHVFVAPGDVGETQRRVTQGLPETYRSYPVEFFAWQDQRVRHHVTVTTVEEWVRAELGQPVPSTLADWLGLPQQRLLQVTAGEVFHDDRGDLGRVRGQLGYFPDDVWWWIQASQWQLVARAEALPGRLAEVHDVLGVRVREADLARLLMELALVQRRRYVPYPKWLGAAFGQLDTARELDGPLGRLLSSEARETREAAAAAALEAAARQHNRLVPEHPLDPGCAPFEVGINGARRPYRVLNAGRFVEACLARVTDPGLARLLPVGAIDQLTHGSDAMVNVSTWPSRLTATYAAMLESGRNRRAEP, via the coding sequence ATGGGAGCTGGGAAGGCGTTGGCGGCCGGGTTCTACCGCGACGTCGTCGCCAGACTGGTCGGTGTCCCCCACGCCGCTGCACTGGTCGGGGAGGGTTCGGAGGTCCTCGGCTTCGACGACTCCAGGTCCACCGACCATGCGTGGGGTCCGCGGCTGCACGTCTTCGTCGCGCCGGGAGACGTGGGCGAGACGCAGCGGCGGGTGACGCAGGGCCTGCCCGAGACCTACCGCTCGTACCCGGTGGAGTTCTTCGCCTGGCAGGACCAGCGGGTGCGCCATCACGTCACGGTGACCACGGTCGAGGAGTGGGTCAGGGCCGAGCTCGGGCAACCGGTGCCGAGCACGCTCGCCGACTGGCTCGGTCTGCCGCAGCAACGCCTCCTCCAGGTCACCGCGGGCGAGGTGTTCCACGACGACCGGGGCGACCTCGGCCGGGTCCGCGGGCAGCTCGGCTACTTCCCGGACGACGTGTGGTGGTGGATCCAGGCGAGCCAGTGGCAGCTGGTCGCCCGGGCCGAAGCCCTGCCCGGGCGTCTGGCCGAGGTCCACGACGTCCTCGGCGTGCGCGTGCGCGAGGCCGACCTCGCGCGGCTGCTGATGGAGCTCGCCCTCGTCCAGCGGCGCAGGTACGTGCCGTACCCGAAGTGGCTCGGTGCTGCGTTCGGTCAGCTGGACACGGCTCGAGAGCTGGACGGCCCGCTCGGCCGACTCCTGTCGTCCGAGGCCCGAGAGACCCGGGAAGCCGCGGCGGCTGCCGCGCTCGAGGCGGCGGCCCGCCAGCACAACCGGCTGGTTCCGGAGCATCCCCTCGACCCGGGCTGCGCACCGTTCGAGGTCGGCATCAACGGTGCGCGACGACCGTACCGGGTCCTCAACGCAGGGCGCTTCGTCGAGGCCTGCCTGGCACGGGTCACCGACCCTGGGCTGGCTCGGCTGCTACCGGTCGGGGCGATCGATCAGCTGACCCACGGCAGCGACGCGATGGTCAACGTCAGCACGTGGCCGAGCCGGCTCACCGCGACCTACGCCGCGATGCTCGAGTCCGGCCGGAACCGCCGGGCAGAGCCGTGA
- a CDS encoding dihydroxy-acid dehydratase, with amino-acid sequence MSIPAENPVPTPPEVRPGRPPLRSDAWYAGDDRNAYLHRAWMRRGVPSDAFEGRPQIAIANTASDFTPCNAHLNEVSRSVQQGVYEAGGIPLDLPVVSLGETLVRPTAMLWRNMAAMAMEEMFRANPVDGLVLLGGCDKTIPALLMAAASVDLPAVVLSGGPMLNGTFRGQTLGCGTDVWRLGEEVRAGTLTAERFVRSESSMIRSRGHCNTMGTASSMSVVAEALGMTIPGTAGVPAPDSRLLENAHMTGRLAVDLVREGRSISQVVTKESFHNAIVALAAVGGSTNAIVHMLAIAGRLGIDLDLDDVDRIGAGVPLLVNLQPAGEFLMEDLHRAGGVLAALSQVADLLDPAAITVTGRTLVEAVTDDNPVWDTSVITPRSEPLQADAGIAVLRGNLAPAGAIVKPAAASQHLLTHRGPALVFDSVEDLKARIDDPDLPVTPDSVLVLRGCGPRGYPGMPEVANLPLPKKILDLGVRDMVRICDGRMSGTACGTVVLHVSPEAAAGGTLALVRDGDTIVLDVPNRILQLDVDDEELSSRTPPASLVEHFAAPTRGWERLYVEHVQGADTGADLDFLVGSTGPAVARESH; translated from the coding sequence ACGACCGCAACGCCTACCTGCACCGGGCGTGGATGCGCCGCGGCGTGCCCTCCGACGCCTTCGAGGGTCGTCCGCAGATCGCGATCGCCAACACCGCCTCCGACTTCACGCCGTGCAACGCGCACCTCAACGAGGTGTCGCGCTCGGTCCAGCAGGGCGTCTACGAGGCGGGCGGCATCCCGCTCGACCTGCCCGTCGTGTCCCTCGGGGAGACGCTCGTCCGGCCCACCGCGATGCTGTGGCGCAACATGGCCGCGATGGCCATGGAGGAGATGTTCCGGGCCAACCCGGTCGACGGACTGGTGCTGCTCGGCGGCTGCGACAAGACCATTCCCGCGCTGCTCATGGCCGCGGCGAGCGTCGACCTCCCCGCGGTCGTCCTCTCCGGCGGGCCGATGCTCAACGGGACGTTCCGCGGCCAGACGCTCGGCTGCGGCACCGACGTGTGGCGCCTCGGCGAGGAGGTCCGCGCCGGCACCCTGACCGCCGAGCGCTTCGTCCGCTCCGAGTCGTCGATGATCCGCAGCCGCGGGCACTGCAACACCATGGGCACCGCGTCGTCGATGAGCGTCGTCGCCGAGGCGCTCGGCATGACGATCCCCGGCACCGCCGGCGTCCCCGCGCCCGACAGCCGGCTCCTCGAGAACGCGCACATGACCGGCCGCCTGGCCGTCGACCTCGTGCGCGAGGGCCGCTCGATCTCCCAGGTCGTCACCAAGGAGTCGTTCCACAACGCGATCGTGGCGCTGGCCGCGGTCGGCGGCTCGACCAACGCGATCGTCCACATGCTCGCCATCGCCGGCCGGCTGGGCATCGACCTCGACCTCGACGACGTCGACCGGATCGGGGCGGGCGTCCCCCTGCTCGTGAACCTTCAGCCGGCCGGGGAGTTCCTCATGGAGGACCTGCACCGAGCGGGCGGCGTGCTCGCCGCGCTCTCCCAGGTCGCCGACCTGCTCGACCCGGCAGCCATCACGGTCACCGGCCGGACCCTGGTCGAGGCCGTCACCGACGACAACCCGGTGTGGGACACCTCGGTGATCACCCCGCGCTCGGAGCCGCTGCAGGCCGACGCCGGCATCGCCGTCCTGCGGGGCAACCTGGCGCCCGCCGGGGCGATCGTCAAGCCCGCCGCCGCGAGCCAGCACCTGCTCACCCACCGCGGCCCGGCGCTCGTCTTCGACTCCGTCGAGGACCTCAAGGCCCGCATCGACGACCCCGACCTGCCGGTCACGCCCGACTCGGTCCTGGTCCTGCGCGGCTGCGGTCCCCGCGGCTACCCGGGCATGCCCGAGGTCGCGAACCTGCCCCTGCCGAAGAAGATCCTCGACCTCGGGGTCCGCGACATGGTGCGGATCTGCGACGGCCGGATGAGCGGGACCGCGTGCGGGACCGTCGTCCTGCACGTCTCCCCCGAGGCCGCCGCCGGCGGGACCCTGGCCCTCGTGCGCGACGGCGACACGATCGTCCTCGACGTGCCGAACCGGATCCTCCAGCTCGACGTGGACGACGAGGAGCTGTCGAGCCGTACGCCGCCGGCGTCCCTGGTCGAGCACTTCGCCGCGCCGACCCGCGGCTGGGAGCGCCTCTACGTCGAGCACGTCCAGGGCGCCGACACCGGGGCCGACCTCGACTTCCTGGTCGGCAGCACCGGACCGGCCGTCGCGCGGGAGTCGCACTGA